The DNA region AAAAATGAATTGTTATCTAGCAAACAAGGTTGGACTACACAACAAGTTTATGATATCATAGTCAGAGAAAGTGGTATACACTACCATCATATTTACATCTATACATTACTTCAAAGATGGGGATTTAAACAGAAAGTACCAAGAAAGGTACATGTAAATACTGCATCAAAAGAAGAGAAAGAAGATTTTAAAAAACAGCCAGAGAAATATTGGACACTATCCTCCGAGAAGAAGAAGAAGAAGAAGAAGGCTTCACAGTAGTATCTACAGACGAATCATTCTTCTTCTATGACTCACTTGTAAGAAGAGTATGGATAAGAAAGAATGAACGACCAGTTGTAA from Pyrinomonadaceae bacterium includes:
- a CDS encoding helix-turn-helix domain-containing protein; the protein is MLLVLNVVYDKHIPAQVARDLHRSRTWASDWLKRYREEGIEGLRDRPKSGRPSDIPEEIVYKIKNELLSSKQGWTTQQVYDIIVRESGIHYHHIYIYTLLQRWGFKQKVPRKVHVNTASKEEKEDFKKQPEKYWTLSSEKKKKKKKASQ